One genomic region from Artemia franciscana chromosome 17, ASM3288406v1, whole genome shotgun sequence encodes:
- the LOC136037998 gene encoding uncharacterized protein LOC136037998 codes for MGDSMQSKIKALKECYQELQNFFEREERLFARNVALENQILEFGTTLSKLQKALSDTQGQLNYEQTVAKQLQIENQYIQYKLKEQEKAIRVLSHLLGVEKADVQSVIKNQDIINFTKSKDKKEKEQNFSESPARERAEPTVTESSDSPSLEDVILSKRLEEMRNLAKEMCGVFLRDRELIQEEREVERKFLSEKITKLNDQLLSTQEELRHISQKYANLRVGEVTTAKAWENEKTMLLKKIKELPNVSDNEDIQILIEGLITALDTKKYTYCVVNLKKELKELKLLVEEATTIAEQYRSKSTTLQKQLRELKYENDETVSKAKGENESLKSQLRKALERCQKSDEKTKMELAGYKNEISLLKDELRRAEKKLYFLTLRQAV; via the exons AGAGGAAAGACTTTTTGCAAGAAATGTTGCCttagaaaatcaaattttggaatTTGGAACCACATTGTCAAAGCTACAGAAAGCTTTGAGTGATACTCAAGGACAATTGAACTATGAACAAACAGTGGCTAAGCAattacaaattgaaaatcaatatATCCAG TACAAACTGAAGGAGCAGGAGAAGGCTATTCGAGTCCTTAGTCATTTGCTTGGAGTTGAAAAAGCAGATGTTCAATCTGTTATCAAAAACCaagatataataaattttacaaaatccaAGGATAAGAAAGAAAAGGAGCAAAACTTTTCTGAAAGCCCTGCTCGTGAGAGGGCAGAACCTACTG TTACCGAAAGCAGCGACTCTCCGTCGCTAGAAGATGTAATTCTAAGTAAACGTTTGGAAGAAATGAGGAATTTAGCCAAAGAGATGTGTGGAGTTTTCCTTAGAGATCGTGAACTGATTCAAGAAGAAAGAGAAGTGGAGAGGAAGTTTTTGTCAGAAAAGATAACAAAGTTGAATGATCA GCTTCTTTCAACCCAAGAGGAATTACGACATATTTCACAGAAGTATGCGAATCTTCGTGTTGGTGAAGTTACTACAGCAAAAGCCTGGGAAAATGAGAAGACGATGCttctgaagaaaataaaagagctGCCAAATGTATCAGATAATGAAGATATCCAAATCCTTATTGAGGGATTAATTACAGCCTTAGACACAAAGAAGTATACTTATTGCGTTGTAAACTTgaagaaagaattaaaagagcTTAAG TTACTTGTCGAGGAGGCAACTACTATTGCTGAACAGTATCGAAGTAAGTCCACGACGCTACAAAAACAGCTGCGTGAattgaaatatgaaaatgaCGAAACGGTTTCGAAAGCCAAA gGTGAAAATGAATCACTGAAGTCTCAACTAAGAAAAGCTCTGGAACGCTGCCAAAAGAGTGATGAGAAAACCAAAATGGAGCTTGCtggttataaaaatgaaatatctcTGCTAAAAGATGAACTCAGGAGAGCAGAAAAGAAGCTGTATTTTCTCACTCTAAGACAAGCAGTCTGA